A single window of Neurospora crassa OR74A linkage group VII, whole genome shotgun sequence DNA harbors:
- the pho-4 gene encoding phosphate-repressible phosphate permease: MVLHQFDYLLAIGTIFAALDAWNIGANDVANSWATSVAARSVTYLQAMILGSIMEFAGSVGVGARVADTIRTKVVDTTLFADDPALLMLGMVCAVVASSIYLTMATRFGLPVSTTHSIMGGVIGMGIAAVGADGVQWVGSSINDGVVSVFLAWVIAPGLAGAFASIIFLVTKYGVLLRSNPVYKAFVMVPIYFGITAALLCMLLLWKGGSYKVTLTNPEIAGTIIGVGAAWALLVTIFLMPWLYRIVILEDWQLRFWHIPLGPLLLRRGEVPPPPADGSGVVQDFYAGRLTKEQLAARRAAQNGDSEMAAGAVTSSTSNPSAPTDGEKGATITKDDSSYSHDHSEPAQAAQPQIKTMVGPRPAGPWHSGAVLFWYVKWALFRGVDQDVLSSQQEKSVISSDVEELHAHATHYDNKTEYMYSFLQIMTAAAASFTHGANDIANAIGPYATVFQLWKDGALPEKGKADVPVWILVFGASCLVIGLWTYGYNIMRNLGNRITLQSPSRGFSMELGSAVTVILATRLKLPVSTTQCITGATVGVGLCSGTWRTINWRLVAWIYMGWFITLPVAGIISGCLMGIIINAPRWGYSG; encoded by the exons ATGGTTCTCCATCAGTTCGATTATCTCCTTGCCATCGGCACCATCTTTGCTGCCCTTGATGCTTGGAACATTG GAGCCAACGATGTTGCCAACTCCTGGGCCACCTCGGTCGCCGCCCGCTCCGTCACCTACCTCCAAGCCATGATCCTTGGCTCCATCATGGAATTCGCCGGTTCTGTTGGCGTGGGTGCCCGCGTAGCCGACACCATCCGCACTAAAGTCGTCGACACCACTCTCTTTGCCGATGACCCGGCCCTCCTGATGCTGGGCATGGTCTGCGCCGTCGTTGCCTCCTCCATCTACCTCACCATGGCCACCCGCTTCGGCCTACCCGTCTCTACCACACACTCCATCATGGGTGGTGTCATCGGCATGGGCATCGCGGCTGTCGGTGCCGACGGCGTCCAATGGGTCGGCTCGAGCATCAACGATGGCGTGGTATCGGTCTTCCTGGCCTGGGTCATCGCGCCCGGCCTCGCCGGCGCCTTCGcgtccatcatcttcctcgtcacCAAGTACGGCGTGCTGCTCCGTTCGAACCCGGTCTACAAGGCTTTCGTTATGGTGCCCATCTATTTTGGTATCACCGCGGCGCTGCTCTGCATGCTCCTGCTGTGGAAGGGCGGCAGCTACAAGGTGACGTTAACCAACCCGGAGATTGCGGGCACCATCATCGGTGTCGGCGCCGCCTGGGCCTTGCTAGTCACCATCTTTTTGATGCCTTGGCTTTACcgcatcgtcatcctcgagGACTGGCAGCTCCGTTTCTGGCACATCCCTCTCggccccctccttctccgtcgCGGAGAGGTGCCTCCCCCGCCTGCGGACGGCTCCGGTGTCGTCCAGGATTTCTATGCCGGTCGCTTGACAAAGGAGCAACTCGCCGCCCGCCGCGCCGCTCAAAACGGTGACTCGGAAATGGCCGCCGGTGCCGTcacatcctccacctccaacccCTCGGCTCCCACCGACGGCGAAAAGGgggccaccatcaccaaggacGACTCCTCCTACTCGCACGACCATTCTGAGCCCGCCCAAGCCGCCCAACCCCAAATCAAGACCATGGTCGGCCCTCGCCCTGCTGGTCCCTGGCACTCGGGCGCCGTTCTCTTCTGGTACGTCAAGTGGGCCTTGTTCCGCGGCGTCGACCAAGACGTCCTCTCCTCGCAGCAAGAAAAATCCGTCATCTCGTCCGACGTTGAAGAACTCCACGCGCACGCGACGCACTACGACAACAAGACCGAGTACATGTACTCCTTTTTGCAAATCATGACGGCAGCCGCCGCCTCTTTCACGCACGGCGCCAACGACATTGCCAACGCGATTGGCCCTTATGCGACTGTTTTCCAGCTCTGGAAGGACGGCGCGCTTCCCGAGAAGGGCAAGGCGGATGTTCCCGTGTGGATTTTGGTGTTTGGTGCTTCCTGCTTGGTGATTGGCCTGTGGACGTATGGGTATAACATCATGAGGAACTTGGGCAACCGGATTACGTTGCAGAGTCCGAGCAGAGGGTTTTCGATGGAGTTGGGGAGCGCGGTGACGGTTATTTTGGCTACTCGGTTGA AGCTGCCTGTGTCGACTACGCAGTGTATTACGGGCGCTACTGTCGGTGTTGGTCTTTGCTCGGGCACGTGGAGGACCATCAACTGGCGCCTTGTGGCTTGGATCTACATGGGCTGGTTCATCACTCTGCCTGTTGCAGGCATCATTTCGGGATGTTTGATGGGTATCATTATCAATGCTCCTCGCTGGGGGTATAGTGGCTGA